In one Acidimicrobiales bacterium genomic region, the following are encoded:
- a CDS encoding DUF4190 domain-containing protein, which produces MSTPSDESTTTSDGPPPGGDPPRGATGAVPPERPVPAPAAASRSRRSLRASGVVVAMVGATLLAAVVADFQWAGPYGYGRVSDGKVWFALLVFPWVLTVAAGALMMRTKRLGQVVAGAVVGFGVMVVAVAVAAAVAGDRVAGTRFVIRISRLSPYLLHTGLQLSTTQAVRYACASAVMGAVFGFVVIVVATGFERSWFPALGGAFAGALLLGPQPLITHTAKHAYTNSLGVAGALVVLGIAAVAAALDAPQPAARTVDVTNASTLAAGRQGAPTGGSGLTPTNAFAVVALVLGLLGGNLLAVIFGHLGRRQIRETGERGDGMALAGLILGYVGIVLWAVLFVAALANS; this is translated from the coding sequence ATGAGCACACCGAGTGACGAGTCGACCACGACATCGGACGGCCCGCCTCCGGGTGGCGATCCGCCACGCGGCGCCACCGGTGCGGTGCCCCCCGAACGTCCTGTGCCGGCTCCAGCCGCCGCCTCCCGCAGCCGACGTTCCCTTCGGGCGTCCGGCGTGGTGGTCGCGATGGTGGGCGCCACGCTGCTCGCCGCAGTCGTCGCGGACTTCCAATGGGCGGGCCCGTACGGCTACGGGCGCGTGTCGGACGGGAAGGTCTGGTTTGCGTTGCTGGTGTTCCCATGGGTGCTCACGGTCGCGGCCGGCGCGCTGATGATGCGGACGAAGCGGCTCGGGCAGGTCGTCGCCGGTGCCGTGGTGGGCTTCGGCGTGATGGTGGTGGCCGTGGCGGTCGCCGCCGCGGTCGCCGGCGATCGCGTCGCTGGCACCAGGTTCGTGATCCGCATCTCCCGTCTCAGCCCTTACCTGTTGCACACGGGGCTCCAGTTGAGCACCACCCAGGCGGTCCGCTACGCCTGCGCCAGCGCGGTGATGGGTGCGGTGTTCGGGTTCGTGGTGATCGTGGTGGCCACGGGGTTCGAGCGGTCGTGGTTCCCAGCGCTCGGCGGCGCGTTCGCCGGCGCGCTGCTGCTCGGCCCCCAGCCGCTCATCACCCACACCGCCAAGCACGCGTACACCAACTCACTTGGCGTGGCCGGCGCCCTGGTGGTGCTCGGGATCGCCGCGGTCGCGGCCGCGCTCGACGCACCGCAGCCGGCGGCGCGAACGGTGGACGTGACCAACGCCTCGACCCTCGCGGCCGGCCGACAAGGCGCGCCCACGGGAGGGTCGGGGCTCACGCCCACCAACGCGTTCGCCGTCGTGGCGCTCGTGCTGGGGTTGCTCGGCGGGAACCTGCTCGCTGTGATCTTCGGTCACCTCGGGCGGCGCCAGATCCGCGAGACGGGGGAGCGGGGCGACGGGATGGCCTTGGCGGGGCTGATCCTCGGCTACGTCGGCATCGTGCTCTGGGCGGTCTTGTTCGTCGCCGCCTTGGCGAACAGCTGA
- a CDS encoding geranylgeranyl reductase family protein, with the protein MCDRTAGCRRRVYGGVVEQREIVVVGGGPAGTAAAITAARAGRQVTLIDKARFPRDKCCGDGLTAGALRLVEHLGLDPADVPSWQVVDDVIVRSPSGREGRFPLPRDDGQFAVVARRRELDAAMLDLARAAGVEVLEGHGCTGAVNRPDHVELVVDRVGTIAARYAIGADGMWSPLRKHLGLADPTYRGEWHAFRQYFTDVGPRAASELFVWFEPDLLPGYAWSFPLPGSRANVGYCIIRPEELDGGALRRLWIDLLDRPAIHEVLGPTARPEDRHKAWPIPARIDGVRLATGRVLFVGDAARATDPMTGEGIGQALLSGVLAAQAMTAAGPLDAVGAARHYRHAVRRELVADHRMALVTARGLRHRKGARAAVRLAAANDWTRRTFARWLFEDYPRAMAVTPGRWHPGVFTGHGAYREHPRPGPC; encoded by the coding sequence ATGTGCGATCGAACGGCCGGGTGCCGGCGACGTGTCTACGGTGGCGTCGTGGAGCAACGCGAGATCGTCGTGGTCGGTGGAGGGCCCGCAGGCACCGCTGCCGCCATCACCGCCGCGCGGGCCGGCCGTCAGGTGACCCTGATCGACAAAGCGAGGTTCCCTCGCGACAAGTGCTGCGGCGATGGGCTGACGGCCGGGGCGTTGCGGCTGGTCGAGCACCTCGGCCTCGACCCTGCCGATGTGCCGTCCTGGCAGGTGGTCGACGACGTGATCGTCCGGTCACCGTCCGGCCGCGAGGGACGATTCCCCCTGCCGCGCGACGACGGCCAGTTCGCAGTGGTGGCTCGTCGCCGGGAGCTCGATGCAGCGATGCTCGACCTGGCACGCGCGGCCGGCGTTGAGGTGCTCGAAGGCCACGGCTGCACCGGTGCGGTGAACCGGCCCGACCACGTCGAGCTCGTCGTGGACCGCGTCGGCACGATCGCAGCCCGCTACGCGATCGGCGCCGACGGGATGTGGTCGCCGCTGCGCAAGCACCTCGGCCTTGCTGACCCGACGTACCGGGGCGAATGGCACGCCTTCCGCCAGTACTTCACCGACGTGGGCCCCCGGGCGGCGAGCGAGCTGTTCGTGTGGTTCGAGCCCGACCTGCTGCCGGGCTACGCGTGGTCGTTCCCGCTGCCGGGCAGCCGGGCGAATGTCGGCTACTGCATCATCCGACCCGAAGAGCTCGACGGAGGGGCGCTTCGGCGGCTGTGGATCGACTTGCTCGACCGTCCCGCCATCCACGAGGTGCTCGGCCCGACCGCCCGCCCGGAGGACCGTCACAAGGCGTGGCCCATCCCTGCCCGCATCGACGGCGTGCGGCTCGCCACGGGCCGAGTGCTGTTCGTGGGCGACGCGGCGCGGGCCACCGATCCCATGACCGGCGAGGGAATCGGCCAGGCCTTGTTGTCCGGGGTCCTCGCCGCGCAGGCGATGACCGCGGCGGGGCCGCTCGACGCGGTGGGCGCAGCCCGTCACTATCGCCACGCCGTACGCCGCGAGCTCGTCGCCGACCACCGGATGGCGCTGGTGACCGCCCGGGGGCTGCGCCACCGCAAAGGCGCTCGAGCCGCGGTGCGCTTGGCGGCCGCCAACGACTGGACCCGGCGCACCTTCGCTCGCTGGCTGTTCGAGGACTATCCGCGGGCCATGGCGGTCACGCCCGGCCGCTGGCACCCCGGCGTGTTCACCGGCCACGGCGCGTACCGCGAGCACCCACGGCCCGGCCCTTGTTGA
- a CDS encoding nitronate monooxygenase, whose translation MRTRLTETLDVEHPVMLAGMGGVSFHELVAAVSEAGGYGCIGAAAASHEEMVAEIAATRARTSKPFGVDLLTAAPQDIEAKIRDIAKGGATSYVAGLGVPRDVIELCHELNLLVMSMCGKVRHAVAAVEAGCDIVVAQGTEAGGHTGTVATMALVPQVVDAVGDRVPVVAAGGIFDGRGLAAALSLGADGVWVGTRFIATPEAHTVKGYKDRLLATPEDGTIVTRAYTGKTCRVVRTSYVDDFEAAGGEPLPFPGQVLQSWQDGVNHLGAGPETTDVDIDREFMPAGQGVGAIHELVPAGELVHRFVAEAEAALGRVDAAR comes from the coding sequence ATGCGCACTCGTCTGACCGAGACCCTCGACGTCGAGCACCCGGTGATGCTGGCCGGGATGGGTGGCGTCTCCTTCCACGAGCTGGTTGCGGCCGTGTCGGAGGCCGGCGGCTACGGCTGCATCGGTGCCGCCGCCGCGAGCCACGAGGAGATGGTCGCCGAGATCGCGGCCACGCGGGCGCGGACGTCGAAGCCGTTCGGTGTCGACTTGCTCACCGCCGCCCCCCAGGACATCGAGGCGAAGATCCGCGACATCGCCAAGGGCGGTGCGACTTCTTACGTGGCCGGCCTCGGCGTGCCCCGCGACGTGATCGAGTTGTGCCACGAGCTGAATCTGCTGGTGATGAGCATGTGCGGCAAGGTGCGCCATGCGGTGGCCGCGGTGGAAGCAGGGTGCGACATCGTGGTCGCCCAGGGCACCGAGGCCGGCGGCCACACGGGCACGGTCGCCACGATGGCGCTGGTCCCCCAAGTGGTCGACGCGGTGGGCGACCGCGTGCCGGTGGTCGCCGCCGGCGGGATCTTCGACGGTCGGGGTCTGGCGGCCGCGCTCAGCCTCGGCGCCGACGGTGTCTGGGTGGGCACACGCTTCATCGCGACCCCCGAGGCCCACACTGTGAAGGGGTACAAGGACCGGCTGCTCGCCACCCCTGAAGACGGCACCATCGTCACCCGTGCGTACACCGGCAAGACCTGCCGGGTCGTGCGCACCAGCTATGTCGACGACTTCGAGGCGGCCGGCGGTGAGCCACTCCCCTTCCCTGGCCAGGTCCTGCAGTCCTGGCAGGACGGGGTGAACCACCTCGGCGCGGGACCCGAGACGACCGACGTCGACATCGACCGCGAGTTCATGCCGGCGGGGCAAGGCGTGGGCGCCATCCACGAGCTGGTGCCCGCCGGCGAGCTGGTGCACCGCTTCGTGGCCGAGGCCGAAGCCGCCCTCGGCCGGGTCGACGCGGCCCGCTGA
- a CDS encoding aldehyde dehydrogenase family protein — protein MTDTAERTIQTSDPRTGAVTGSVPNQGPDEVAAAIARARVASVAWAGLTFEERATHLKAVRDLLLDRAEQLVDVVCAETGKLRGEAVFTELMVACELIDYYAKHGGRTLQPEKVSAGSTMVHKKAMRWYEPMGVVGVISPWNYPLTLTMTPVATALFAGNTVVLKPSEVTPLVGVEVGKLFAEVGGHPDIVQVVTGDGMTGDAVVRGGVDMVCFTGSVATGRKVAVAAAEQLIPVILELGGKDPMIVCDDADLDRAAAGALWGAFSNSGQTCMAVERVYVQDSVYDQFVDKVVDGASKIRQGEGPAHDIGSMTFPKQVDIVERHVDEAVDKGAKALVGGHRVLGKPGLWFEPTVLVDVDHDMAVMRDETFGPVLPIMRFHDDKEAIALANDSVYGLNSSVWTKSPERGEQLAARIQAGNVCVNDALVSYGVTSLPFGGVKESGIGRVHGEEALRRFSIEKSVLVDRAGLKKEVYWFPLPKRIDRMGLKLLRARYRSGAGKKLKALLPSRNPR, from the coding sequence ATGACGGACACCGCTGAACGCACGATCCAGACCAGCGACCCGCGCACGGGCGCGGTGACGGGTTCGGTGCCGAACCAGGGTCCCGACGAAGTGGCCGCGGCCATCGCGCGCGCCCGCGTCGCATCGGTGGCGTGGGCCGGCCTCACCTTCGAGGAGCGTGCGACGCATCTGAAGGCGGTGCGCGACCTCCTGCTCGACCGGGCAGAGCAGCTGGTCGACGTCGTCTGCGCGGAGACCGGCAAGCTGCGCGGCGAGGCGGTCTTCACCGAGCTCATGGTGGCCTGCGAGCTGATCGACTACTACGCCAAGCACGGCGGGCGCACGCTCCAGCCCGAGAAGGTGTCGGCCGGTTCGACCATGGTCCACAAGAAGGCCATGCGGTGGTACGAACCGATGGGCGTGGTCGGCGTGATCAGCCCGTGGAACTATCCGCTGACGCTGACGATGACCCCCGTGGCCACTGCACTGTTCGCCGGCAACACGGTGGTGCTCAAGCCGTCGGAAGTCACCCCGCTGGTGGGCGTCGAGGTCGGCAAGCTGTTCGCGGAGGTCGGCGGGCATCCCGACATCGTGCAGGTGGTGACCGGCGACGGCATGACGGGCGATGCGGTCGTGCGCGGCGGGGTCGACATGGTGTGCTTCACCGGCTCGGTCGCCACCGGCCGCAAGGTCGCTGTGGCGGCGGCGGAGCAGCTGATCCCGGTGATCCTCGAGCTCGGCGGCAAGGACCCGATGATCGTGTGCGACGACGCCGACCTCGACCGTGCGGCGGCGGGCGCGCTGTGGGGTGCGTTCTCGAACTCGGGCCAGACGTGCATGGCGGTCGAGCGTGTGTACGTGCAGGACTCCGTCTACGACCAGTTCGTCGACAAGGTGGTCGATGGTGCGAGCAAGATCCGCCAAGGCGAGGGTCCGGCGCATGACATCGGCTCGATGACCTTCCCCAAGCAGGTCGACATCGTCGAGCGTCACGTCGACGAAGCAGTCGACAAGGGTGCAAAGGCACTCGTCGGCGGCCACCGCGTCCTCGGCAAGCCGGGGCTGTGGTTCGAGCCGACGGTGCTGGTCGACGTCGACCACGACATGGCCGTGATGCGCGACGAGACCTTCGGGCCGGTCCTTCCGATCATGCGGTTCCACGACGACAAGGAAGCGATCGCGCTCGCCAACGACTCCGTCTACGGCCTCAACTCCTCGGTGTGGACCAAGAGCCCCGAGCGGGGCGAGCAGCTCGCGGCGCGCATCCAGGCCGGCAACGTGTGCGTGAACGACGCGCTGGTCAGCTACGGCGTCACGTCGTTGCCGTTCGGCGGTGTCAAGGAATCGGGCATCGGGCGGGTGCACGGCGAGGAAGCGCTGCGCCGCTTCTCGATCGAGAAGTCGGTGTTGGTCGACCGCGCCGGCCTGAAGAAGGAGGTCTACTGGTTCCCGCTGCCCAAGCGGATCGACCGGATGGGCCTCAAGCTGCTGCGGGCCCGGTACCGGTCGGGTGCCGGCAAGAAGCTCAAGGCGCTGCTGCCCAGCCGCAACCCGCGCTGA
- a CDS encoding dihydrofolate reductase family protein encodes MRPLRYSINVTLDGCCDHREGIPDEELHRHHAANLARADALLFGRVTYEMMEEAWRRPPSGAWPEWMADWMVPFADTIDGAKKYVVSSTLDHVDWNAELVTGDLGDAVRALKEQPGEGLAVGGVTLPLALADLRLIDEYEFVVQPIVAGHGPALLAGLRERLDLTLVGREELGSGAVVLRYRPGRDSW; translated from the coding sequence ATGCGACCACTTCGCTACTCGATCAATGTGACACTCGACGGCTGTTGCGATCATCGCGAGGGCATCCCCGACGAGGAGTTGCACCGCCACCACGCGGCGAACCTCGCGCGGGCTGACGCCCTCCTGTTCGGCCGCGTCACGTACGAGATGATGGAGGAGGCATGGCGGAGGCCGCCGTCCGGCGCCTGGCCCGAATGGATGGCCGACTGGATGGTGCCGTTCGCCGACACCATCGACGGCGCCAAGAAGTACGTCGTGTCGAGCACCTTGGACCACGTCGACTGGAACGCCGAGCTCGTGACCGGTGACCTCGGCGACGCGGTCCGTGCGCTCAAGGAGCAGCCGGGCGAGGGCCTCGCGGTCGGCGGGGTGACCCTCCCGCTTGCGTTGGCCGACTTGCGGCTGATCGACGAGTACGAGTTCGTCGTGCAGCCCATCGTTGCGGGTCATGGGCCCGCGCTGCTGGCCGGTCTTCGGGAGCGGCTCGATCTCACGCTCGTGGGTCGCGAGGAGCTCGGCTCTGGCGCGGTGGTGCTGCGCTACCGACCCGGTCGGGACTCCTGGTGA
- a CDS encoding LLM class F420-dependent oxidoreductase, protein MQISMPLSYAGGFREAAESVAEYEKAGLDLVWVAEAYGFDGPSLMGYLAAKTERVQIASGILPLYTRTPTLIAMTAAGIDALSEGRFQLGLGASGPQVIEGWHGIPYTAPIGRTREIIDICRKVWKREERVTFDGKHYHLPLPEGQGTGLGKALKIIAHPVRDQIPVWVASIGEKNVAMTAEVANGWLPIFFIPERYREVWGKSVDEGAAKRDPALGPLQISAGGLLAIGDGDDVTAIREFARPMVALYVGGMGAKGKNFYNDLACRYGFEEAAAKIQDLYLDGKKQEAAALVPDELLEATTLCGPESYIAERVAAFKEAGVTHLQVTPVPTGGQKPTEVIEKVKAISD, encoded by the coding sequence ATGCAGATCAGCATGCCGCTCAGCTACGCCGGGGGTTTCCGGGAAGCCGCTGAGTCGGTGGCCGAGTACGAAAAGGCCGGGCTCGACCTGGTGTGGGTGGCCGAGGCCTACGGCTTCGACGGCCCCAGCCTCATGGGGTATCTGGCCGCCAAGACCGAGCGCGTGCAGATCGCGTCCGGAATCTTGCCGCTGTACACCCGCACGCCGACCTTGATCGCCATGACCGCGGCTGGCATCGACGCCTTGTCCGAAGGTCGCTTCCAGCTCGGTCTCGGCGCCTCGGGCCCGCAGGTCATCGAAGGCTGGCACGGCATCCCGTACACCGCGCCGATCGGCCGCACGCGAGAGATCATCGACATCTGCCGCAAGGTGTGGAAGCGCGAAGAGCGCGTCACGTTCGACGGCAAGCACTACCACCTGCCGTTGCCCGAAGGGCAGGGCACGGGCCTCGGCAAGGCGCTGAAGATCATCGCCCACCCGGTACGCGACCAGATCCCGGTGTGGGTCGCGTCGATCGGTGAGAAGAACGTGGCGATGACGGCCGAGGTGGCCAACGGCTGGCTGCCGATCTTCTTCATCCCCGAGCGGTATCGCGAAGTGTGGGGCAAGTCGGTCGACGAGGGAGCCGCCAAGCGTGACCCGGCGCTCGGGCCGCTGCAGATCTCTGCAGGCGGTCTGCTGGCAATCGGCGACGGCGACGACGTGACCGCCATCCGCGAGTTCGCACGCCCGATGGTGGCGTTGTATGTGGGCGGCATGGGCGCAAAGGGCAAGAACTTCTACAACGACCTCGCCTGCCGCTACGGCTTCGAGGAAGCGGCTGCGAAGATCCAGGACCTCTACCTCGACGGCAAGAAGCAGGAAGCCGCGGCGCTCGTGCCCGACGAACTGCTGGAGGCCACCACGCTGTGCGGGCCCGAGAGCTACATCGCGGAGCGGGTCGCTGCTTTCAAAGAGGCCGGCGTGACGCACCTTCAGGTCACACCGGTGCCGACCGGCGGCCAAAAGCCCACCGAGGTGATCGAGAAGGTCAAGGCGATCAGCGACTGA
- a CDS encoding MarR family transcriptional regulator, whose amino-acid sequence MTSTPPTPADPSEVAGRLRIAVARLNRQLRQQADLDLPPTRLAHLATIERRGPLTLGELAAIERVAPATVTKVVDHLERLDLARRQRDPRDRRVTRVEATAAGRARLAETRTRKHAWLAQQVAALDPDAIGRLAASLDVLEGLAQPELHDGAAATSDPC is encoded by the coding sequence ATGACGAGTACGCCGCCCACACCCGCCGACCCCTCTGAGGTGGCGGGTCGCCTCCGTATCGCCGTGGCCCGACTCAACCGGCAGCTGCGCCAGCAGGCCGACCTCGACCTCCCCCCGACCCGGCTCGCCCACCTCGCGACCATCGAGCGGCGCGGTCCCCTCACGCTCGGCGAGCTGGCCGCGATCGAGCGGGTGGCGCCCGCGACCGTGACCAAGGTCGTCGACCACCTGGAGCGCCTCGACCTCGCCCGCCGCCAGCGCGATCCCCGCGACCGCCGCGTGACCCGGGTCGAGGCGACGGCAGCCGGTCGGGCCCGGCTGGCCGAGACCCGCACCCGCAAACACGCGTGGTTGGCACAGCAGGTTGCCGCCCTCGACCCCGACGCGATCGGGCGTCTGGCAGCCAGCCTCGACGTGCTCGAGGGATTGGCACAGCCCGAACTTCACGATGGAGCCGCCGCCACGAGCGACCCCTGCTGA
- a CDS encoding cyclic nucleotide-binding domain-containing protein, translating into MRKLIDPVSQMLVERRGLSRRAANHLSLAGTTIAVEDGQVLCRKGDRGLEAFVIADGTATVLTDDGAIELGPGDVVGELATLDPSRVRNATVVASSPGHVVVYDVRTFRALTEDEELSPVLQPARAA; encoded by the coding sequence ATGCGCAAACTCATCGACCCCGTCAGCCAGATGTTGGTCGAGCGCCGCGGGCTGAGCCGGCGGGCGGCCAACCACCTCTCCCTCGCAGGGACCACCATCGCGGTCGAGGACGGCCAGGTCCTGTGCCGCAAAGGTGACCGAGGCCTCGAGGCGTTCGTGATCGCCGACGGCACGGCCACCGTGCTCACCGACGACGGTGCGATCGAGCTCGGCCCCGGCGACGTGGTCGGCGAGTTGGCCACGCTGGATCCGAGCCGGGTGCGCAACGCCACCGTCGTGGCGTCGTCGCCGGGCCATGTGGTGGTCTACGACGTCCGCACGTTCCGGGCGCTCACCGAGGACGAGGAGCTGTCGCCCGTCTTGCAGCCTGCCCGCGCCGCCTGA
- a CDS encoding acyl-CoA dehydrogenase family protein, with the protein MDFELPPDDDPRRAEIRAWLDDHPQPSGADLGAAGYMVPHWPKPYGIDADPIHQLIIDDELRRAKVKRPANPIAMGWAGPTLLHAGTEEQKAKYLPGIVAGTDIWCQLFSEPGAGSDLANLGTRAVRDGDEWVINGQKIWTSLGHLARYGILIARTDPDVAKHQGISYFICPMDTPGIEIRPIIEMTGAHNFNEVFFTDVRLPAENLVGDVNGGWTLAKVTLSNERVSLSSGGALWGQGPDAGDLLDVIHQRGGLHDPLLRQRVAALYIEAKVLDLIRLRTVSARIRGDQPGPEASVRKVLADEHGQRIMALAKDLSGASALLTGGVNNGPLGSDDSIWHYGYLFSQALTVGGGTGDVQRNIISERVLGLPHDIDVEVGRTWAESRRLVAG; encoded by the coding sequence ATGGACTTCGAGCTGCCCCCGGATGACGACCCGCGCCGCGCGGAGATCCGTGCCTGGTTGGACGACCATCCCCAGCCGTCGGGTGCCGACCTGGGAGCGGCGGGCTACATGGTTCCGCACTGGCCCAAGCCCTACGGGATCGACGCCGACCCGATCCACCAGCTGATCATCGACGACGAGCTCCGGCGGGCCAAAGTCAAGCGACCGGCGAACCCGATCGCGATGGGTTGGGCGGGACCGACGTTGCTGCACGCCGGCACCGAGGAGCAAAAGGCCAAGTACCTTCCCGGCATCGTCGCCGGCACCGACATCTGGTGCCAGCTGTTCAGCGAGCCCGGCGCGGGCAGCGATCTTGCCAACCTCGGCACCCGTGCCGTGCGCGACGGCGACGAGTGGGTCATCAACGGCCAGAAGATCTGGACGTCGCTCGGCCACCTGGCCAGGTACGGCATCTTGATCGCCCGCACCGACCCCGACGTGGCCAAGCACCAAGGCATCAGCTACTTCATCTGCCCGATGGACACCCCCGGGATCGAGATCCGGCCCATCATCGAGATGACCGGCGCGCACAACTTCAACGAGGTGTTCTTCACCGACGTGCGACTGCCCGCCGAGAACCTCGTCGGCGACGTGAACGGTGGCTGGACGCTGGCCAAGGTGACGCTCTCCAACGAGCGCGTCTCGCTCTCGAGCGGCGGCGCGCTGTGGGGACAGGGACCCGACGCGGGGGACCTGCTCGACGTGATCCACCAGCGCGGAGGCCTGCACGACCCACTGCTGCGCCAGCGCGTGGCGGCGCTCTACATCGAAGCGAAGGTGCTCGACCTGATCCGGTTGCGCACGGTCAGCGCCCGCATCCGCGGCGACCAGCCCGGCCCGGAAGCGTCGGTGCGCAAAGTGTTGGCCGACGAGCACGGCCAACGGATCATGGCCCTGGCCAAGGACTTGTCCGGCGCCAGCGCGCTGCTGACGGGTGGCGTGAACAACGGGCCGCTCGGCTCAGACGACTCGATCTGGCACTACGGCTACCTGTTCTCGCAGGCTTTGACCGTCGGCGGCGGCACTGGCGACGTCCAGCGCAACATCATCAGCGAGCGGGTGCTCGGGTTGCCCCACGACATCGACGTGGAAGTCGGCCGCACCTGGGCGGAGTCGCGTCGACTCGTCGCCGGGTGA
- a CDS encoding NosD domain-containing protein, producing MTDPQRIDRFRIEVHLGLAMVPAFAPLGWDAAAYERHFTGDDPLPEVLAWHAEHWPEVRTFADFTPHLDLAAWDLATWVGLASTACAGGLTVVADPHVHPHLTEPGGDQVVGATTSPPSSGFDAGVRRSGAVLRRGLGASSTWNRVEGDDDRLGAADLVAVIAAAAARGDALALTLGPLPDGSVPPEVASTLGAAGHWLSANVHALADVDPFDVAGDPEVRYTARPGPDPGTRTVYVIDLTGAPTREIAHFSPHRYPIEAVDGAADWSQGPAGVRLIANPAQPRPAGQPAGVTYELTIRAKRARVLAVTGERAPAAVRIDATTFPTLAAALDAARPGDQIDLPAARYGSPAVTFPIAVPAGVTIAGVSPDDPTVDPPTLDGADVAPGTPLVVLADDAGIEGLTLIGPARRGRTLDAELPTHATDTSPLVTSEGAHRTVVERCVVHGSVHHDGGADHAVSFNTVAGGAIRSSAAERVTVTGNRVLEAADHPTGAPPTGTGISISGGTEHRVDANTVSGVDTGIRLTGTRDATVSSNAARAERWAIHLVDCNGGDVSGNQCRGGRGVTLTGGEENHVMVNVADGTGTGLLLERGAGGTVASGNQFLRCRVGILSWSHHASALDGNRFVDCDTNRVR from the coding sequence GTGACCGACCCCCAGCGGATCGACCGCTTCCGCATCGAGGTGCACCTCGGCCTGGCCATGGTGCCGGCGTTCGCCCCGCTTGGCTGGGACGCCGCCGCGTACGAACGGCACTTCACCGGCGACGACCCGCTGCCCGAGGTGCTCGCGTGGCATGCCGAGCATTGGCCCGAGGTGCGCACGTTCGCCGACTTCACGCCGCACCTCGACCTCGCCGCCTGGGACCTCGCCACTTGGGTCGGCCTCGCGAGCACGGCCTGCGCCGGCGGCCTCACCGTCGTCGCCGACCCCCACGTCCACCCCCACCTCACCGAACCAGGTGGGGACCAGGTCGTCGGGGCGACCACATCTCCCCCCAGTTCGGGGTTCGACGCGGGGGTTCGTCGGTCTGGGGCGGTGCTGCGGCGGGGGTTGGGGGCGTCGTCGACCTGGAACCGGGTCGAGGGCGACGACGACCGGCTCGGCGCCGCCGATCTGGTCGCGGTGATCGCGGCTGCGGCGGCACGCGGCGACGCGCTGGCCCTCACGCTCGGGCCGCTGCCCGATGGGTCGGTGCCACCGGAGGTCGCCAGCACCCTCGGGGCCGCGGGCCACTGGCTGTCGGCCAACGTCCATGCCCTCGCCGACGTCGATCCCTTCGATGTCGCCGGCGACCCCGAAGTTCGCTACACAGCCCGGCCCGGCCCGGACCCGGGCACCCGCACCGTGTACGTGATCGACCTGACGGGCGCCCCCACCCGGGAGATCGCGCACTTCAGCCCGCACCGCTACCCGATCGAAGCCGTCGACGGCGCCGCCGACTGGAGCCAGGGCCCCGCGGGGGTGCGGCTGATCGCCAACCCGGCGCAGCCCCGGCCCGCCGGCCAACCGGCCGGGGTCACCTATGAGCTCACGATCCGCGCCAAGCGCGCCCGGGTACTGGCCGTGACGGGCGAGCGGGCGCCCGCCGCCGTGCGCATCGACGCGACCACGTTCCCCACGCTCGCCGCCGCGCTCGACGCTGCCCGGCCCGGCGACCAGATCGATCTCCCCGCCGCCCGCTACGGCTCCCCCGCCGTGACCTTCCCGATCGCCGTGCCGGCAGGGGTGACGATCGCCGGCGTCAGCCCCGACGACCCCACGGTCGACCCGCCCACGCTCGACGGCGCCGACGTGGCACCCGGCACGCCGCTGGTCGTCCTCGCCGACGACGCCGGCATCGAAGGCCTCACCTTGATCGGACCGGCACGGCGAGGGCGCACCCTGGACGCCGAGCTGCCGACCCACGCAACCGACACCTCCCCGCTGGTCACCAGCGAGGGAGCGCACCGCACGGTGGTCGAGCGCTGCGTGGTCCACGGGTCGGTCCACCACGACGGCGGCGCGGACCACGCCGTGTCGTTCAACACCGTTGCCGGCGGCGCGATTCGGTCGTCGGCAGCCGAGCGGGTCACCGTCACCGGCAACCGCGTGCTGGAAGCCGCCGACCACCCCACCGGCGCGCCACCGACGGGCACCGGCATCTCGATCAGCGGCGGGACGGAGCACCGCGTCGACGCCAACACGGTGTCGGGCGTCGACACCGGTATCCGCCTCACCGGAACCCGCGACGCCACCGTGTCGTCCAACGCCGCCCGCGCGGAGCGCTGGGCCATCCACCTCGTCGACTGCAATGGCGGCGACGTCTCCGGGAACCAGTGCCGGGGTGGACGGGGCGTCACCCTCACCGGCGGCGAGGAGAACCACGTCATGGTCAACGTGGCCGACGGCACCGGCACCGGCCTTCTGCTCGAGCGCGGCGCCGGCGGCACGGTCGCGAGTGGGAACCAGTTCCTCCGGTGCCGCGTCGGCATCCTGTCGTGGTCGCACCACGCCTCGGCCCTCGACGGCAACCGGTTCGTCGACTGCGACACCAACCGCGTCCGCTGA